ATTGTAGAAGTATAGGGAGCCGCCGGTGGGATCGTAGCCGCTAAGTGCCAGGCGAGCTGCCGTATAGGCGCTCTGCACCGGCTCACGGTATATGGACCCGTCGGCCACTACCGTGAACTGGCCGGGCTGAAAGATTACGTCGGTAATGGTGTCGGGGAAGCGAGGACTCTTTACCCGGTTCAGAACCACGGCGCCTACGGCGATCTGCCCCAGCAGGGGCTCGCCCTTGGCCTCGGCCGATATCACCCGCACCAGCCAGTAAAAGTCGGGGTCGTTAATCCCGGTTGTCTCCTTCGGAGGAGGCAGGCGCAGGCGCTGGCCGGGATAGATGCGGTTCGTGGCCAGCCGGTTGGCGTCCTTCAGGGCTTGTACCGTGGTTCCGTAGCGGCGGGCAATGTGCCACAGGGTGTCGCCGCGCCGTACCACGTACAACCTCGCGTTTTCCGACCGCTCTTCGGCCTCGGCAGGTAACTTGAGTTCCTGACCGGGGCGGATGAGGTTGGCGCTTAAACCGTTCAGCTCCTTAAGAGTTTGGACTTCGGTACCGTAC
This genomic window from Clostridia bacterium contains:
- a CDS encoding LysM peptidoglycan-binding domain-containing protein, whose product is MSRCRWALAIVLAGTFLISLPATAAQGLYTVRPGDTLWEIARKYGTEVQTLKELNGLSANLIRPGQELKLPAEAEERSENARLYVVRRGDTLWHIARRYGTTVQALKDANRLATNRIYPGQRLRLPPPKETTGINDPDFYWLVRVISAEAKGEPLLGQIAVGAVVLNRVKSPRFPDTITDVIFQPGQFTVVADGSIYREPVQSAYTAARLALSGYDPTGGSLYFYNPKTASRSNWIRTRPVVRAIGRHLFAS